CTTCAAAATGGGACATAGGTTTACCAGTTCTATAATACACCTCTAATGCCCTTATAATCCTCTTTTTATCGTTTATATGTATCCTCTTACATGAATCCGGATCTACCCGATTCAGCTCATCATATAGAGCTTCTACCCCTTTATCCTTCATATCTTGCTCTAACTTTTCTCTTAAGCTAGTATCCGGTTTTGCATCAGTGAATTTTAAGTCATACAAGATAGAGCTTATATAAAGCCCTGTTCCTCCCACTAAAATAGGTAATTTATTTCTTTCGGAAATATCATCTATATAGTGTGTTGCCATTTTTTTATATTTTGCAACATTGAAATCTTGTTCTGGGTATACTATATCAATCATATAATGTGGAATACCCTGCATTTCATCCTTGGTAGGTTTTGCAGTTCCGATATCTAAATATTTATAGATCTGCATAGAATCGGCTGATACAATTTCTCCATCAAATCTTTTGGCTAACTCTATAGATAATTCTGTTTTACCCACAGCAGTAGGCCCTACTATCACAACCATCATAAAAAATATCCTCCTCCGATATTTATTGAATTCTCTTAAACTTTTTTTCTAATTCATACTTTGTTATTTCAATCAATATTGGCCTGCCATGGGGGCATGTAGGTGGAATCTTTGAAGAACGTATTTTGTTTAATAGCTCTATTATCTCCGCTGAATTCAATTTGTCATTAGCTTTTATCGCAGCTTTGCATGCTTTCGTAATAATTTTCTTTTCTACCAAATCATCAGCATCAACTGTTTTATCATTGAGCAGTATATCCAAGATATCTAAAAACAATGATTTTATTTTATCGTTATGTACAAATACAGGCACTTCTCTGATGGACACTGTATTTATACCAAACTCCTCCGCATAAAACCCTAATCTTTCCAGCAGTTGGGTGTTGTCCTTATATATCTGCATATACTGTCCGGGCAGCTGTTCCACTATCGGTGTTACAAGCAGTTGTCTGTTCACATTGCTTGTTTTATACATGTGTTTATACTTTTCAAATAACAATCTCTCATGGGCTGCATGCTGATCTATCAAATATACTTTATCACCTTCCTCTACAATTATATATGTAGCGAAAATCTGTCCTATTATTTTGTAATCATATATCGGTTTATACTGATCGCTCACTTTAATATTATCTTCAAGTTTTTCATGTTTAATACAATTTAAGCCAATATTGTCTATTTTTTTATTTATTGCCTTTTTTTCAACCTGAACAGGTACATATGTTTTTTTAAGTTCTTTTGCAAAATTAGAGATATTTGGACTTTTAAATGTGGTAACACTATTTAATAAAGCTTTTCTTATTTGCACAGTTATCATTTGACAAATTACACTTTGTTTATCAAACCTTATCTCCATTTTGGCAGGGTGAACATTTACATCTATTTTTTCAGCAGGAAAATAGATGTACAGTACTGCAAAAGGATATTTATTGATCATCACCATGGTTTTATAGGCGCTATTGATAGCATCGCTTATGGCATGACTTTTCACATAACGGTGGTTTACAAATATATTTTGAAATCGCCTGCTGGGCTTTGAAATCCCCGGCTTTCCTATATAGCCTTTCATCTGGAACAATTCACAGTTATAATCAATGCTCACAAGGTCTTGGATTACATCTTTCCCATAAATAACTGCTATTGCATTTAATAAATTCCCATCCCCCGGTGATACTAACATAGTTTTACCATTATTTATATATTTGAATGCTATATCAGGTTTTGATAAAATCATTTTATTTATAATTTCAGTTATCTGTCCCGTTTCACGGGAAGGAGTTTTTAGATATTTTAACCTTGCTGGTGTATTATAAAAAAGATTCCTGACAACTACAGTGGTTCCTTCAGGACAGCCCACAGATTTTTTAGAAACCACCTTTCCTCCTTCAATAGTTAGAGCCGTACCCGCATCATCCGCTTGACTTTTAGTTATTATCTCCATCTGGGAAACTGCTGCAATGCTAGCCAAAGCTTCCCCTCTAAAACCTAATGAATTTATGTTTTCAAGGTCATCTGCTTCTTTTATTTTACTGGTAGCATGCCGTTCAAATGCAAGGTGGATATCCTGAGATACAATACCAATCCCATCATCAGTTACCCTCAAATAGGGTATTCCCCCGTTCCGTATCTCTACTGTTATGGAACTGCTGCCAGCGTCAATGGAGTTTTCCACCAGCTCCTTTACTACTGAAGATGGGTTTTCAACAACCTCTCCGGCGGCAATCTTGTTAATAGTCGCCTGATCTAAAACCTTAATTCTGCGTTCCATGTAATCCCTCATTATATATTATTTGCCTTATTTATTAGTTTATTAAGAATATTCATCGCTTCTAAAGGTGTGGTATCCAATATATCGATATTTTTTATGTAATCCACTATCTCTCTATATTGATATTCATACATATCTATCTGTTCATCTTTAGCATCATTGTTTTCCACACTAACTGCAATAGCATCTTTAATATTGTTTTTATTAATATCTTTGCTTTCCAGATGATTCAATATTTCTTCTGCACGTTTTATCACCGATTGGGGGAGACCGGCAAGTTTTGCCACTTGAATACCAAAGCTTTTATCTGCTCCGCCTCTTTTTATCTTCCTCAAAAAAATTATATCTTCTCCTTCTTCCTTAACACTTATACAGTAATTTTTAACACCATCGATTATTCCTTCCAGCTCTGTCAATTCATGATAGTGCGTTGCAAATAAAGTTTTTGCACCTATCCTGTTTTTATCACTTATGTACTCTATAGCTGCCCAGGCTATACTCAGCCCATCAAAAGTGCTGGTTCCTCTTCCTATTTCATCCAATATTACCAGGCTGTTTTCTGTGGCATTATTCAATATATTGGCCAACTCTATCATTTCTACCATAAAAGTGCTTTGACCAGAGGAAAGGTCATCAGAAGCGCCGACTCGAGTAAATATCCTATCTGTTATACATAAATCTGCTTTATCTGCAGGAACAAAACAGCCGATCTGGGCCAAAAGAGTGATTAAAGCAACTTGTCGCATATAGGTGCTTTTTCCTGCCATATTAGGTCCGGTAAGAATACAAAGCCTATCGTTGTTTGAATCAAGATAGGTATCATTCTTTACAAAAAGTTGATTCTTAATAGTTTTTTCAACTACAGGGTGTCTGCCCCCTTTTATATCTATATAGCTTGAATTGTTTAATTCAGGTTTTATATATTGATTTACATCTGCCACCTGGGCAAATGAAAACAAACAATCTATACAGGCGATTATCTCTGATACGCTCTTTATTCTATGGATCTCTTTTGATATCCTCTGTCTAATATCCGAAAAAAGGTCATACTCCAGCTTTACCACCTTTTCTTCAGCACCTAATATCTTAAATTCCATCTCTTTTAATTCAGGAGTTACATATCGCTCTGCATTTGCCAGAGTCTGTTTTCTGATAAAATAATCGGGAACTAAAGAGTAATATGACTTTGTAACCTCGATATAATATCCGAATACTTTGTTAAAACCGACCTTGAGGGTTTTTATACCTGTTTTCTGCTTTTCGTTTTTTTCTAAAGAGGCTATCCATTCCTTGCCCAGCTTTCCCGCTTTTCTTAATTCATCTACCTCGGCATTGTATCCGGCTTTTATAATGCCACCCTCTGTTATGTTGTTGGGCGGATCATCTATGATAGCCTCATCGATGACCTTGTATATGTCTTCTAATGTATCCAGACTGTCAAAGTATTTTTTCAAAAGTTCCGAATCAAAGGATGAAAGTAGAGCTTTAATATCAGGCAATACTGCAATAGATTGTTTCAATGCAATAAAATCTTTCGCGTTCACAGTCCCAGCACTTATTTTCCCCATCAACCGCTCTATATCATATATATTGCTCAACAAATCTTTGAGATTTTCTCTTTGGATCATATTATCCTTCAATTCTTCTACGCCATCCAATCTCATGGTAATATTATGTATGTCCAGCAGCGGCTGTTCAATCCATTTTCTCATCATTCGTGCACCCATAGAAGTGTTTGTCTTATCTAATACCCATAAAAGACTTCCTTTCTTCTGTTTGCCACGCATTGTCTGAGTGATCTCCAAATTTAACCTTGTAGCAATATCCAGCATCATATAATCTTCTACTGAATAAAAATTTATGCCGTTTATATGTTTCAAAGTGGATTTCTGTGTTTGGTAAACATATTCCATCAGTGCACCGGCAGCGCTGATCCCTTTCCTCTTTCCGCTGCATCCATATCCATCCAAGGTTATTACGCCTAGATAATCTAACAACCTCTTTTTCGCCCTATGGTATTCGAAAGCCCATTCGTCATAGCAAGTTAAATACACATCCATTATATCCTTAATAAAGTTGACTATTTTTTTGTTTTCAGTAAACTTTTGATTGCTTATTATTTCGGAGGGATGGATTTTTGCAATTTCATCTATCAGCTTTGACTGCATGTTTTGATCATCGATTTCGCTCATATAAAATTCACCGGTTGTGATATCTATATACGCAATTCCGAATCCATCCTGCCCTTCAAATATGGATAACAAATAATTATTCCTTTTGTCATCCAGCATATTTTCATCAGTAACAGTCCCCGGAGTGATCACCTTTACTACATCTCGTTTTACAATCCCTTTTGCTTTGGATGGATCCTCCAGCTGT
This Clostridia bacterium DNA region includes the following protein-coding sequences:
- the miaA gene encoding tRNA (adenosine(37)-N6)-dimethylallyltransferase MiaA gives rise to the protein MFFMMVVIVGPTAVGKTELSIELAKRFDGEIVSADSMQIYKYLDIGTAKPTKDEMQGIPHYMIDIVYPEQDFNVAKYKKMATHYIDDISERNKLPILVGGTGLYISSILYDLKFTDAKPDTSLREKLEQDMKDKGVEALYDELNRVDPDSCKRIHINDKKRIIRALEVYYRTGKPMSHFEEDEKKLNSQYAPIIIIGLTMDREKLYQKINLRTNLMIQNGLLEEVESLIKKGYDKNLQSIQALGYKELYDYFEGTKTLEEVVEDIKRETRRYAKRQITWFKKDKNIKWFKVDEFKTKENLIDCVINYIKDEMEGG
- the mutL gene encoding DNA mismatch repair endonuclease MutL; its protein translation is MERRIKVLDQATINKIAAGEVVENPSSVVKELVENSIDAGSSSITVEIRNGGIPYLRVTDDGIGIVSQDIHLAFERHATSKIKEADDLENINSLGFRGEALASIAAVSQMEIITKSQADDAGTALTIEGGKVVSKKSVGCPEGTTVVVRNLFYNTPARLKYLKTPSRETGQITEIINKMILSKPDIAFKYINNGKTMLVSPGDGNLLNAIAVIYGKDVIQDLVSIDYNCELFQMKGYIGKPGISKPSRRFQNIFVNHRYVKSHAISDAINSAYKTMVMINKYPFAVLYIYFPAEKIDVNVHPAKMEIRFDKQSVICQMITVQIRKALLNSVTTFKSPNISNFAKELKKTYVPVQVEKKAINKKIDNIGLNCIKHEKLEDNIKVSDQYKPIYDYKIIGQIFATYIIVEEGDKVYLIDQHAAHERLLFEKYKHMYKTSNVNRQLLVTPIVEQLPGQYMQIYKDNTQLLERLGFYAEEFGINTVSIREVPVFVHNDKIKSLFLDILDILLNDKTVDADDLVEKKIITKACKAAIKANDKLNSAEIIELLNKIRSSKIPPTCPHGRPILIEITKYELEKKFKRIQ
- the mutS gene encoding DNA mismatch repair protein MutS, with the protein product MSKLTPMMQQYKEIKEEYKDAILFFRLGDFYEMFFDDALIASKILNIALTGRDCGLKERAPMCGVPYHSCQSYIAKLIENGYKVAICEQLEDPSKAKGIVKRDVVKVITPGTVTDENMLDDKRNNYLLSIFEGQDGFGIAYIDITTGEFYMSEIDDQNMQSKLIDEIAKIHPSEIISNQKFTENKKIVNFIKDIMDVYLTCYDEWAFEYHRAKKRLLDYLGVITLDGYGCSGKRKGISAAGALMEYVYQTQKSTLKHINGINFYSVEDYMMLDIATRLNLEITQTMRGKQKKGSLLWVLDKTNTSMGARMMRKWIEQPLLDIHNITMRLDGVEELKDNMIQRENLKDLLSNIYDIERLMGKISAGTVNAKDFIALKQSIAVLPDIKALLSSFDSELLKKYFDSLDTLEDIYKVIDEAIIDDPPNNITEGGIIKAGYNAEVDELRKAGKLGKEWIASLEKNEKQKTGIKTLKVGFNKVFGYYIEVTKSYYSLVPDYFIRKQTLANAERYVTPELKEMEFKILGAEEKVVKLEYDLFSDIRQRISKEIHRIKSVSEIIACIDCLFSFAQVADVNQYIKPELNNSSYIDIKGGRHPVVEKTIKNQLFVKNDTYLDSNNDRLCILTGPNMAGKSTYMRQVALITLLAQIGCFVPADKADLCITDRIFTRVGASDDLSSGQSTFMVEMIELANILNNATENSLVILDEIGRGTSTFDGLSIAWAAIEYISDKNRIGAKTLFATHYHELTELEGIIDGVKNYCISVKEEGEDIIFLRKIKRGGADKSFGIQVAKLAGLPQSVIKRAEEILNHLESKDINKNNIKDAIAVSVENNDAKDEQIDMYEYQYREIVDYIKNIDILDTTPLEAMNILNKLINKANNI